A genomic stretch from Rhodothermales bacterium includes:
- a CDS encoding FG-GAP-like repeat-containing protein → MSFRSYCLAGALCFGALFVTRVSLAQLSDTAERDDRLGQVAATGDFNGDGFPDLAIGVPEEDVDGMSDAGAVHVVYGSAAGLTETEMQFWSQNEKGVPNDAGLGDAFGAALAAMDYNNDGYDDLAIGVPGESFGDINEAGGVLILLGSARGLSTGGNQYLNQTLSGMPDQAENNDRFGAALAAGDFNNDGFGDLAIGVPGENVGSVVGAGAVHVFLGTESGFDPAGGQFVHQDTNGIPDAAEGGDAFGASLAAGDLNGDGFSDLAIGIPEEDVAAKIDAGALLVLYGQSSGLATNGASFSHQDAEGIEDTAADAEQFARTLVMGDIDRDGRDDLVVGIPFEAGSALAAGSIQVFYGTSVGLSAGNDQHWNQDTASLGATAGPGDLFGYALALGDYNGDGYLDLAVGAPGKTIQAVSEAGGVYILAGASNGLSGAGSRFWQQNDGGTIERNEQGDFCGGGLVAGDFNADGFAELGVGVPQEDDGGVTDIGKIQLLKGSAAGLVAQVEHTWAQNSLPERPELVDPEDGEIIVVGGDGAPVDPAEPFDVFWSESSDADGQTVTYYWQLSLTPTFNILPMNVPVGTANRYNTTVGEIGRVLGAIGILADSSFTFYHRVVATDGRGQSYSAPYAVTLKRGQIVANEEGVVPEAFALEQNYPNPFSGQTTVAYVTTRAGSVRLDIFNQLGQRVRAVVEGFEPAGSHRVDVDLSDLPSGVYLYRLQTETEQAVRTMLLVR, encoded by the coding sequence ATGTCCTTCCGTTCGTATTGTCTCGCCGGCGCACTCTGCTTCGGCGCTCTCTTCGTTACCCGGGTGTCCCTGGCGCAGCTCTCCGATACCGCCGAACGCGACGACCGCCTCGGCCAGGTCGCGGCGACGGGCGATTTCAACGGAGACGGATTCCCCGATCTCGCGATCGGCGTGCCCGAGGAAGACGTGGACGGCATGTCGGATGCCGGCGCCGTGCATGTCGTCTACGGGTCGGCGGCAGGACTCACCGAGACCGAGATGCAGTTCTGGTCGCAAAACGAAAAAGGCGTTCCAAACGATGCCGGCCTCGGGGATGCCTTCGGAGCGGCGCTGGCCGCCATGGATTATAACAACGACGGCTACGACGACCTCGCCATCGGTGTCCCGGGCGAATCGTTTGGCGACATCAACGAGGCCGGCGGTGTGCTCATCCTCCTCGGGAGCGCGAGGGGCCTGTCGACGGGAGGAAACCAGTACCTGAATCAGACGCTGTCGGGCATGCCGGACCAGGCGGAAAACAACGACCGGTTTGGCGCGGCGCTGGCGGCGGGCGACTTCAATAACGACGGCTTTGGCGATCTGGCCATCGGCGTGCCCGGCGAAAACGTCGGCTCTGTCGTGGGCGCCGGCGCCGTTCACGTGTTCCTCGGCACCGAATCCGGTTTCGACCCGGCCGGCGGACAGTTCGTGCATCAGGATACCAACGGCATCCCGGATGCGGCGGAAGGGGGTGACGCGTTCGGCGCGAGCCTCGCGGCCGGCGATCTCAACGGCGACGGCTTCTCCGACCTGGCGATCGGGATTCCCGAGGAAGATGTGGCGGCGAAGATCGATGCTGGCGCGTTGCTGGTGCTATACGGCCAGAGCAGCGGTCTGGCCACGAACGGCGCTTCGTTCAGCCACCAGGATGCGGAAGGGATCGAAGACACCGCGGCCGACGCCGAGCAATTCGCGCGCACCCTCGTGATGGGCGACATCGACCGGGATGGACGCGACGACCTGGTGGTGGGCATTCCTTTCGAGGCCGGCAGCGCGCTGGCCGCCGGCAGCATCCAGGTGTTTTATGGCACCTCGGTGGGGCTCAGCGCGGGCAACGATCAACACTGGAATCAGGATACCGCATCCCTCGGGGCGACGGCCGGCCCGGGCGATCTCTTCGGCTATGCGCTCGCGCTCGGGGATTATAACGGCGACGGGTATCTCGACCTCGCCGTCGGCGCCCCGGGGAAGACGATCCAGGCGGTCTCCGAGGCCGGCGGCGTGTACATCCTGGCCGGCGCGTCGAACGGCCTGTCGGGGGCGGGGAGTCGGTTCTGGCAGCAGAACGACGGCGGCACGATCGAACGGAACGAACAGGGGGATTTTTGCGGGGGCGGCCTCGTCGCCGGCGATTTTAATGCCGATGGGTTTGCCGAACTGGGGGTCGGTGTGCCCCAGGAAGACGACGGCGGCGTTACCGACATCGGCAAGATCCAGCTGCTCAAGGGCTCGGCGGCCGGCCTCGTGGCGCAGGTCGAGCATACCTGGGCCCAGAACAGCCTTCCCGAACGCCCCGAACTCGTGGATCCCGAGGACGGCGAAATCATCGTCGTCGGTGGAGACGGCGCGCCCGTCGATCCGGCCGAGCCCTTCGATGTGTTCTGGTCGGAGTCGAGCGACGCCGACGGACAGACGGTGACCTATTACTGGCAGCTGTCGCTGACGCCGACCTTCAACATCCTTCCGATGAATGTCCCCGTCGGCACCGCGAACCGCTACAACACGACCGTGGGAGAGATCGGGCGCGTGCTCGGGGCCATCGGCATCCTGGCGGACAGCTCGTTCACCTTTTACCACCGCGTCGTCGCGACCGACGGCCGCGGCCAGAGCTATAGTGCGCCGTATGCGGTGACGCTGAAGCGGGGGCAAATCGTCGCGAACGAAGAAGGCGTCGTGCCGGAAGCCTTTGCGCTCGAACAAAACTACCCCAATCCGTTCAGCGGGCAAACCACGGTCGCCTACGTAACCACCCGGGCCGGCTCGGTCCGTCTCGACATCTTCAACCAGCTGGGCCAGCGGGTTCGCGCGGTCGTAGAGGGCTTCGAGCCGGCCGGATCCCACCGGGTCGACGTCGATCTGAGCGATTTGCCCAGCGGGGTCTATCTGTACAGGCTGCAGACGGAGACGGAGCAGGCGGTGCGCACGATGCTGCTGGTCCGGTAA
- a CDS encoding alpha-amylase family glycosyl hydrolase encodes MNRIHSAFFAILALLALPLGARAQSVDVTFRYLGTPADGIVRAFVPGEFNNWGPNANGAIATNAASLMTFVDSLGQWIYTTPLQVGQTYQYKVHIHRNDAGTDYAWITDPLNPRFNPAENNNSVVTVSDPMVFQPATEGDADGLIDAVSAGVFGSQPLAAIDFWINGVARDGMPYYNAETGVFRYDLPALVKAGSQFKIRIRDVIGRQDSLEIGALQRPVSWSTTAFRTVRESVTPRALIARQDGRIDSTVTGATLYVNDIPQSVEVAAGVAMPDVALALGENALVLEAVVDGETFASDTLRLTRRLHPLDRVYVDADVQGAGGAWQVLLTPTDNAPADLAVEWSIDSLATTAPVDGVSFAGLSASGTAGAGEIYLEARSMGGGDPEGVLRRIAVIVEEDGTAREMAYDETPAWVDRAVVYEIFPLSFGPQATGTEANPGQRFNQIAEELDYIAQMGFTTLWFMPVMNNQFMDPISGGYNIIDFYNVDPKLGTNDDFKRLVARAHELGLKVILDITPNHASPAHPWVDALKQGGSGTPPGSYIQVEPSDHNRGLDGRGPNLPEVWQASGGANLYRKYDGFGDLANLNWDDDDLQAEFLDILAHWVEEFDIDGWRFDVYWGPWRRYGPERFGRPIRTLMKRIRPDAWLLGEIAGTGFSTEVYYADDDNGTPVEGGIDAGYDWNFYFNAIRGTYPDIANYDNQARNGDFWPGPHARYFRFLENHDEQRIAKSDVIAGNPLRILPLTGFLLTTTGIPMIYQGQEVNFGNVAGDERRVSVSWQTALNGSFARFHQQLAHARTQFPAFSTQDITTLSTANAVYSFVRPYLDENAVVAINFSSEARTVTLNPTAAVALTTDGPVVYHDLFGGTSFVDDALDGFDLTLDPFETVVLIANGGQDVAFDLPALPALPFNAVYTGVERGDDDAQTGVLLDQNYPNPVRDATLIRYVLPEAGPVKLEVYDILGRLRAVLVDGVQAAGVHLAPFERVSLPSGTYFYRLDAGGTSQTRTMTIAR; translated from the coding sequence GGGCGCAGTCCGTCGACGTCACGTTCCGGTATCTCGGCACGCCGGCGGACGGCATCGTGCGCGCCTTCGTGCCGGGCGAGTTCAACAACTGGGGGCCGAATGCGAACGGGGCGATCGCCACGAATGCGGCGTCGCTGATGACGTTTGTCGACTCGCTGGGGCAGTGGATCTATACGACGCCGCTCCAGGTCGGCCAGACGTACCAGTACAAGGTGCACATCCATCGCAACGACGCCGGCACCGACTACGCCTGGATCACCGATCCCCTCAATCCGCGCTTCAATCCGGCCGAGAACAACAATTCGGTCGTCACCGTCTCCGACCCGATGGTCTTCCAGCCGGCGACCGAAGGAGATGCCGACGGGCTGATCGACGCGGTATCCGCCGGCGTCTTCGGCTCGCAACCCCTCGCGGCCATCGACTTCTGGATCAACGGCGTGGCGCGGGACGGGATGCCGTATTACAACGCGGAGACGGGCGTCTTCCGGTATGACCTGCCGGCGCTCGTGAAAGCCGGCTCCCAGTTCAAGATCCGCATCCGCGACGTGATCGGACGGCAGGATTCGCTGGAAATCGGCGCCCTGCAGCGGCCCGTCTCGTGGTCGACGACGGCCTTCCGCACCGTGCGCGAATCCGTAACTCCCCGCGCGCTGATCGCCCGGCAGGATGGCCGCATCGACTCGACGGTGACGGGGGCGACGCTGTACGTCAACGACATCCCGCAATCGGTGGAGGTTGCCGCCGGCGTGGCCATGCCCGACGTGGCGCTCGCGCTCGGCGAAAATGCCCTCGTGCTGGAGGCCGTGGTCGACGGCGAGACGTTTGCATCCGACACGCTCCGGTTGACGCGCCGGCTGCACCCGCTGGATCGCGTGTACGTCGATGCCGATGTGCAGGGCGCGGGCGGCGCCTGGCAGGTGCTGCTCACCCCGACGGATAACGCGCCGGCCGACCTGGCGGTCGAATGGTCGATCGACAGCCTCGCCACCACGGCGCCGGTCGACGGCGTCTCGTTCGCCGGCCTGTCGGCGTCCGGCACCGCCGGCGCGGGCGAAATTTATCTCGAGGCGCGGTCAATGGGCGGGGGAGACCCCGAGGGGGTGCTTCGTCGAATAGCTGTTATTGTTGAAGAGGATGGGACGGCCCGCGAGATGGCCTATGACGAGACGCCGGCGTGGGTCGATCGTGCCGTCGTCTACGAGATCTTCCCGCTCAGCTTCGGGCCCCAGGCGACGGGCACGGAAGCCAACCCCGGCCAGCGATTCAACCAGATCGCGGAGGAACTCGACTATATCGCGCAGATGGGGTTCACGACGCTCTGGTTCATGCCCGTGATGAACAACCAGTTTATGGACCCGATTTCTGGGGGCTATAATATCATTGATTTCTACAACGTTGACCCGAAGCTGGGCACGAACGACGACTTCAAGCGGCTCGTCGCCCGGGCGCACGAACTGGGGCTCAAGGTCATCCTGGACATCACGCCGAACCACGCGTCGCCGGCCCATCCGTGGGTGGATGCGCTCAAGCAAGGGGGCAGCGGCACGCCGCCGGGCTCCTACATCCAGGTGGAGCCCAGCGATCACAACCGGGGCCTCGACGGCCGGGGGCCGAACCTGCCGGAGGTCTGGCAGGCATCCGGCGGCGCCAACCTCTACCGCAAATACGACGGCTTCGGCGACCTCGCCAACCTGAACTGGGACGACGACGACCTCCAGGCCGAGTTTCTCGATATCCTCGCGCATTGGGTCGAAGAATTCGACATCGACGGATGGCGCTTCGACGTCTACTGGGGGCCCTGGCGGCGGTACGGACCGGAGCGCTTCGGCCGGCCCATCCGCACCCTCATGAAACGCATCCGCCCCGACGCCTGGCTGCTCGGCGAGATCGCCGGCACCGGGTTCTCCACCGAGGTCTATTACGCCGACGATGACAACGGCACCCCGGTCGAGGGAGGGATCGACGCCGGCTACGACTGGAATTTCTACTTCAACGCCATCCGCGGCACCTATCCGGACATCGCGAACTACGACAACCAGGCCCGGAACGGCGACTTCTGGCCGGGTCCGCATGCGCGCTATTTCCGCTTCCTGGAGAATCACGACGAGCAGCGGATCGCGAAGTCGGACGTGATCGCCGGCAACCCGCTCCGCATCCTGCCGCTCACGGGATTTTTGCTGACCACGACGGGCATCCCCATGATCTACCAGGGCCAGGAGGTGAACTTCGGCAACGTCGCCGGCGACGAGCGCCGCGTCTCGGTGAGCTGGCAGACCGCGCTGAACGGATCGTTCGCCCGGTTCCACCAGCAGCTGGCGCATGCGCGCACGCAGTTTCCGGCCTTCTCGACCCAGGACATCACGACGCTGTCCACCGCCAACGCGGTCTACAGCTTCGTTCGACCCTATCTCGACGAAAACGCGGTCGTGGCGATCAACTTTTCGAGCGAGGCGCGGACGGTGACCCTCAACCCGACGGCGGCCGTGGCTCTGACCACCGACGGACCGGTCGTGTACCATGACCTCTTCGGCGGGACGTCGTTCGTGGACGACGCGCTCGATGGGTTCGACCTCACCCTCGATCCGTTCGAGACGGTCGTGCTCATCGCCAACGGCGGACAGGATGTGGCGTTCGACCTGCCGGCGCTGCCGGCGTTGCCTTTTAACGCCGTATACACCGGCGTCGAGAGGGGGGACGATGACGCACAGACCGGCGTCCTGCTGGATCAGAACTACCCGAATCCGGTTCGCGACGCCACCTTGATTCGCTACGTGCTGCCCGAAGCCGGTCCCGTCAAGCTGGAGGTGTACGACATCCTCGGCCGCCTGCGGGCCGTGCTGGTGGATGGCGTCCAGGCGGCCGGCGTGCATCTCGCGCCGTTCGAACGCGTATCGCTACCCAGCGGCACGTATTTTTACCGGCTGGATGCCGGCGGTACGAGCCAGACCCGCACGATGACCATCGCCCGATAG
- a CDS encoding LD-carboxypeptidase — translation MSLSRRAFLAAGGSAALAAPALATSPLMPETRPTIKPNRLRPGDTVGIVSPAGVTYHRVQIEILQEVIEVLGLKMKAGAHMLDRWGYLAGRDEDRAADINAMFADPEVDAIFALAGGWGSGRTLPYLDFELIRTHPKIFLGYSDITALLLAIQARTGLVAFHGPNGNSRWNTYSTDYLKRLLFEAEPVRMTNPTRQDDTLVQMKDRVHVITPGQARGRLLGGNLTVLTSIIGSPFVPAWEGSILFVEDIDEDVYRIDRMLTQLKLAGVLDQLAGFVFGKCTDCEPDSGYASFTLEDVLEQHIKPLGIPAWSGAMIGHIDDRFTVPVGLEAAIDAASGQITLLEAAVV, via the coding sequence ATGTCCCTCTCACGAAGAGCCTTCCTGGCCGCCGGCGGTTCGGCTGCCCTTGCCGCGCCGGCGCTGGCCACGAGCCCCCTCATGCCCGAAACCCGCCCGACCATCAAACCGAACCGATTGCGTCCAGGCGACACGGTCGGCATCGTCAGCCCCGCCGGCGTGACGTATCACCGGGTGCAGATCGAGATCCTCCAGGAGGTGATCGAGGTGCTCGGCCTCAAGATGAAGGCTGGCGCGCACATGCTGGATCGCTGGGGGTATCTCGCCGGCCGCGACGAAGACCGCGCTGCCGACATCAACGCGATGTTCGCCGATCCGGAGGTCGACGCCATCTTCGCGCTCGCCGGCGGATGGGGATCGGGACGCACGCTGCCCTATCTGGATTTCGAGCTGATCCGGACGCATCCAAAGATCTTTCTGGGCTATAGCGACATCACCGCGCTGCTCCTCGCGATCCAGGCGCGGACCGGGCTGGTCGCGTTCCACGGACCCAACGGCAACAGCCGCTGGAATACCTACAGCACCGACTACCTCAAGCGCCTGCTCTTCGAGGCGGAACCCGTGCGCATGACGAACCCGACGCGGCAGGACGACACGCTCGTGCAGATGAAGGACCGCGTCCACGTCATCACCCCGGGCCAGGCGCGCGGACGCCTTCTCGGCGGCAACCTCACCGTCCTCACCTCGATCATCGGATCGCCGTTTGTGCCCGCGTGGGAGGGCAGCATCCTGTTCGTCGAAGACATCGACGAAGACGTGTACCGGATCGACCGGATGCTCACCCAGCTCAAGCTCGCCGGCGTGCTCGACCAACTCGCCGGATTCGTCTTCGGCAAGTGTACGGACTGCGAGCCGGACAGCGGATATGCTTCGTTCACGCTGGAGGATGTGCTCGAGCAGCACATCAAACCCCTCGGTATTCCAGCCTGGAGCGGGGCCATGATCGGGCATATCGACGACCGGTTTACGGTACCGGTGGGCCTGGAGGCCGCGATCGACGCCGCGTCGGGGCAGATCACGTTGCTCGAAGCGGCCGTCGTTTGA